One genomic window of Pirellulales bacterium includes the following:
- a CDS encoding HEAT repeat domain-containing protein, with product MKSDGDLFHEIHELGDYSIETKADATAVCRTLAQVAQQPDTDPEKSSRLRALIGLFQDVAGGDVPAFDVFAQQGLALLFKIVDDWLTKENILEKDSFLFILKIFAMYGTGQGLQRIITAAKRPVAPDDYMWHVILANFSADHPHRGQLYKELTNPLPAGFIAVALLDSANQSALADQLDEHPFDDAAGWERLRAWLSDTNPENYSYAHSATAALPFINPATRDQLLRLAMEHPDPGVQLEAAWAAAKVGREAGFKVLIRYCEDYNHSQVAIRYLHELGREELIPAVCLDPDFQALANFSNWLAHPNELGHPPDSLEIVDHRWLEWPPERLLKPFWLIRYTVRDQTGLAEDDSNIGLVGSMTWCFFTKSMRERPPEDIYAIHCCWELEHQNLIDVSDVTDAREYESLLQQWRHGKLEQPAIRHIAEISPQLGYPARLVALASGTYAEQPGFAVLDGPRSRWYPTAEQPADFTESYILSLHIGRELLGLGHEAERAKYLKRNTPPRSPEQIVTAYEKLLDAATVADPTLRAKAHESGPLAQHLADYVQALTTLRNQSPAEVWKDVYYQFLQTAKDAPSECQFTYYRLDGVIQRYFSDYTAALASLNKPHDILLAIDQLTPFWQNNMGLTQLGNAAYLAGNHELAESFFTKFLDNSPNYFRWEEMDVLAEIWANNGKIKQAQDLLIKCMQDLIKEYQESKYNCDRETSAESYQKHRQTFCKLFSAAEGELTKLGLLPQIASDLNH from the coding sequence ATGAAATCCGACGGGGATTTATTCCATGAGATTCATGAATTAGGGGACTATTCCATCGAGACCAAGGCCGACGCAACCGCTGTCTGCCGTACGTTAGCCCAAGTTGCCCAGCAACCTGACACTGATCCAGAAAAATCCTCTCGCCTGCGCGCGTTGATCGGCCTCTTTCAGGATGTCGCGGGGGGGGACGTTCCCGCGTTTGATGTGTTTGCACAACAAGGGTTAGCTCTCTTATTCAAAATCGTCGATGATTGGCTAACAAAGGAAAATATTCTAGAGAAAGACAGTTTCTTATTCATTCTGAAAATATTTGCCATGTATGGTACTGGCCAAGGTTTGCAGCGAATCATTACCGCCGCCAAACGCCCCGTGGCGCCGGATGACTATATGTGGCATGTCATTCTGGCAAACTTTTCCGCCGACCATCCGCATCGCGGCCAACTCTATAAAGAGCTAACCAATCCCTTGCCAGCCGGTTTTATCGCGGTAGCGCTGCTCGATTCCGCTAATCAATCAGCGCTGGCGGACCAACTGGATGAGCATCCTTTTGACGATGCGGCGGGCTGGGAAAGGCTGCGTGCCTGGCTGTCGGATACCAATCCCGAAAACTACAGTTACGCGCATAGCGCCACGGCCGCCCTGCCATTTATTAATCCAGCCACGCGGGATCAACTCCTCCGACTGGCAATGGAACATCCCGACCCCGGCGTGCAGCTCGAAGCAGCCTGGGCGGCGGCAAAAGTGGGGCGAGAAGCGGGATTTAAGGTGCTCATCCGATATTGCGAGGACTACAATCACTCCCAGGTTGCGATACGCTACCTGCACGAGCTGGGCCGGGAAGAGCTGATCCCGGCGGTCTGCCTCGATCCAGATTTTCAGGCGCTGGCGAATTTCTCTAACTGGCTGGCCCATCCCAATGAACTTGGTCATCCCCCGGATTCGCTGGAAATTGTCGATCATCGCTGGTTGGAATGGCCGCCGGAACGATTGCTCAAACCATTCTGGCTCATTCGTTACACAGTCCGCGATCAGACGGGACTCGCGGAGGATGATTCTAATATCGGCCTGGTGGGGAGCATGACTTGGTGTTTCTTTACAAAGTCGATGCGCGAACGTCCGCCCGAGGACATTTACGCCATTCATTGCTGCTGGGAGCTGGAGCATCAAAACTTGATCGATGTTTCCGACGTGACGGACGCCCGTGAATACGAATCCCTGCTCCAACAATGGAGGCATGGCAAACTTGAGCAACCCGCCATCCGCCACATTGCGGAAATCTCTCCGCAGTTGGGCTACCCCGCGCGGCTGGTGGCATTGGCAAGTGGAACATACGCCGAACAACCAGGTTTTGCCGTCCTGGATGGGCCGCGGAGCCGTTGGTATCCTACGGCCGAGCAACCCGCGGACTTCACTGAATCCTACATCCTGTCCCTGCACATCGGTCGGGAATTGTTGGGCTTGGGGCATGAGGCGGAGCGAGCAAAATACTTGAAGAGAAACACTCCCCCTCGATCGCCAGAACAGATTGTCACGGCCTACGAAAAGCTTTTGGATGCGGCAACAGTCGCCGATCCAACACTGAGGGCCAAGGCCCATGAAAGTGGACCGCTTGCCCAGCACCTTGCGGATTATGTTCAGGCCCTGACAACCCTACGGAATCAATCACCCGCCGAAGTCTGGAAAGACGTCTATTACCAGTTCTTACAAACAGCGAAGGATGCTCCCTCAGAGTGCCAATTCACTTACTATCGACTTGATGGCGTGATTCAACGATATTTTTCAGATTATACCGCGGCGCTGGCTAGTTTGAACAAGCCACATGATATCCTGCTGGCAATTGATCAGCTTACTCCATTTTGGCAAAATAATATGGGTTTGACCCAACTTGGCAATGCCGCATACCTTGCGGGAAATCATGAATTAGCTGAATCCTTTTTCACCAAATTCCTGGACAACAGCCCCAACTATTTTCGCTGGGAAGAAATGGATGTCCTCGCGGAAATCTGGGCTAACAACGGAAAAATAAAGCAAGCACAGGACCTATTGATAAAGTGCATGCAAGACTTGATTAAGGAGTATCAGGAAAGCAAGTATAATTGCGACCGTGAAACCTCTGCGGAAAGCTATCAAAAGCACCGACAGACGTTTTGCAAGTTATTTTCCGCTGCCGAAGGTGAATTGACCAAGCTAGGTTTGCTGCCGCAAATCGCGTCAGACTTAAATCATTGA
- the comJ gene encoding competence protein ComJ, producing the protein MPLIHRVSLDIFADYHQFYLADGGMKWEIPIDWTDKDIQNGALVTDSVIAVSPARNMTVPVDIELYDQPQEIDLQNVDHAFTCSLELPTGHLQVQECAGPERCYLTVPNGIYTVHVLFSKLAEISEDGLEGKDQYKILLWPGSRQPLNVLKQWQGNWRG; encoded by the coding sequence ATGCCTCTTATACATCGTGTGTCACTTGACATCTTTGCTGACTATCATCAGTTCTACCTAGCTGACGGTGGTATGAAGTGGGAAATTCCCATAGATTGGACTGACAAGGATATACAAAATGGAGCGCTTGTCACCGATAGCGTTATCGCTGTCTCTCCAGCGCGTAATATGACTGTCCCTGTTGATATTGAATTATATGACCAGCCGCAAGAAATCGACCTTCAGAACGTAGATCACGCGTTTACCTGTTCATTAGAACTGCCAACGGGACATTTGCAGGTTCAAGAATGCGCTGGGCCTGAGAGATGCTATCTTACGGTTCCAAATGGTATCTACACCGTTCATGTACTCTTCAGTAAGCTTGCAGAAATTAGCGAAGACGGCCTAGAAGGCAAGGACCAGTACAAAATATTGCTTTGGCCCGGCAGCCGTCAACCGCTCAATGTCCTTAAGCAATGGCAAGGGAATTGGAGGGGTTAG
- a CDS encoding purine-nucleoside phosphorylase → MLDLFDKIQDAVRFIRSHWNHPPQAGIILGTGLGSLVEQIQIEASIEYTDIPHFPQSTATSHRGRLVCGKLCGLSVLAMEGRFHMYEGYPLKQITLPVRVMQALGAELLVVSNAVGGMNPFYGLGHIMVIDDHINLMGGNPLIGINDERLGPRFPDMSQPYDHALNEVALEVARKNNIIAHRGVLVAVSGPNLETRAEYRFLRQIGADVVGMSTVPEVIVAAHCGLRTVGFSIITDMCFPDCLEVADVPKIIATAHAAEPKLRALVLGVLEKYKSTPRRVGKEG, encoded by the coding sequence ATGCTTGATCTTTTTGACAAAATCCAGGACGCCGTCCGCTTTATCCGCTCGCACTGGAACCACCCTCCGCAGGCGGGAATTATCCTGGGGACCGGCCTGGGGAGCCTGGTTGAGCAAATTCAGATCGAAGCCAGCATCGAATATACCGACATCCCCCATTTTCCCCAGTCCACCGCCACTAGCCATCGCGGGAGGCTTGTTTGCGGCAAACTATGCGGACTGTCGGTGCTGGCCATGGAGGGGCGGTTTCACATGTACGAGGGGTACCCCCTCAAACAGATCACGCTGCCGGTCCGCGTGATGCAGGCCCTGGGGGCGGAACTGCTGGTGGTCAGCAACGCCGTGGGTGGCATGAATCCCTTTTATGGGCTGGGACACATCATGGTCATCGACGACCATATCAACCTCATGGGGGGGAACCCGCTGATTGGCATCAACGACGAACGCCTGGGGCCGCGCTTTCCCGATATGAGCCAGCCCTACGACCACGCCCTCAACGAGGTGGCCCTGGAAGTCGCGCGCAAAAACAACATCATCGCCCATCGTGGCGTGCTGGTCGCGGTCAGCGGACCCAACCTGGAGACACGGGCGGAATACCGCTTTTTGCGGCAGATCGGGGCGGATGTGGTCGGCATGTCCACCGTGCCCGAGGTGATCGTGGCCGCCCATTGCGGGCTGCGGACGGTCGGATTTTCGATCATCACGGACATGTGCTTTCCCGATTGCCTGGAAGTGGCCGACGTCCCCAAGATCATCGCCACGGCCCACGCGGCGGAACCAAAGCTACGCGCGCTGGTGCTGGGTGTGCTGGAAAAGTACAAATCAACGCCGCGACGAGTGGGGAAGGAAGGTTGA
- a CDS encoding DUF3445 domain-containing protein — protein MADAKHKWVMGLRPGNVEAFFARRDPTDAVRRERAHWLDEDPEKYAALTDAAHSPLRETVELAQTLGVSINPALPPWAQLLELGRGWEADFAWMHPDDKGDHRLIGGVVCFPSSWALRDKLQRTMSETHHPVPGLNAELDSKIETFFARMSPGVAWLRENAGYSRVPDLNQHPDRPRPPLGKTVVVDEFWIRLEHQLLLKLPISRSILFAIRMEVVPLRRVLESPATAAGLARLLETMPYAPAEYKGLTDAREAIILLLRAAESDTATDPPDDWK, from the coding sequence ATGGCCGACGCGAAACACAAATGGGTCATGGGGCTGAGGCCGGGAAATGTGGAGGCATTTTTTGCCCGGCGCGATCCCACGGACGCGGTGCGCCGGGAACGGGCGCACTGGCTGGATGAAGACCCCGAGAAATACGCGGCACTGACCGATGCCGCCCATTCCCCCCTGCGGGAGACGGTGGAACTGGCTCAAACGCTGGGCGTCTCCATTAACCCCGCTCTCCCGCCGTGGGCACAGTTGTTAGAGTTGGGGCGTGGTTGGGAAGCCGACTTTGCCTGGATGCACCCGGACGACAAAGGGGATCATCGGCTCATCGGCGGCGTGGTCTGCTTTCCCAGCTCGTGGGCATTGCGCGACAAGCTTCAGCGGACGATGAGCGAAACGCACCATCCCGTGCCGGGGCTAAACGCGGAGCTTGACAGCAAGATAGAGACATTTTTTGCCCGAATGTCCCCCGGCGTTGCCTGGCTACGCGAAAACGCCGGTTACAGCCGAGTTCCCGACCTAAACCAACACCCCGACCGTCCGCGCCCGCCACTGGGTAAAACCGTGGTGGTCGACGAGTTTTGGATACGACTGGAACATCAGCTATTACTCAAGCTGCCGATTAGCCGTAGCATTCTCTTTGCCATTCGCATGGAGGTCGTGCCGCTACGGCGGGTGCTGGAATCACCTGCGACCGCCGCCGGACTAGCGCGGCTGCTAGAGACCATGCCTTACGCACCGGCGGAATACAAAGGCCTGACCGACGCGCGGGAGGCGATCATCTTGCTGCTGCGCGCTGCCGAGTCGGACACCGCGACTGATCCGCCGGACGATTGGAAATAG
- a CDS encoding LamG-like jellyroll fold domain-containing protein has protein sequence MPNTMIRRSLFALVLIIFSLAMWTGVQAERPVLPDSLSGAVINFDLSKAQRLSLAIYQNDGRLVRTLFTGAPHTAGKHTAFWDGMDRYGNPLPPGDYSWKLLATTGLRAEYLMQIGQNVDPAWERATGNHEAPVGAAIDSTGLYRVGAANEGAHYAVKTDLNGKHLWVNDRWSADPWAQPTLAITLVNGRLYELMPNGDLYGYDAKTGKVFTGGDTSPQPWNLGWEGYTPPPSAKDEEKRMLRIEKCPADLAADASGDLILAAFPQYDAVCWYSGKDGKLIDTAKGFTKLAGIAGGKDGIAYAISGGAVVSFTRDQKEPKVVISADQLLHPWRLAADPKSGNILVAENSLMFSNTNPRHQVKRFDSSGNLLKEYGLPAGRGDGVYVPTNFRGISDIEADHEGGFIVTEGHHTPPRRTARFDAEGRLLREWYGAQHYGVIACPEPADPRFVWTLANAPQQGLVRWEVDYAKKTWRVAEVYQDVFASNPFSTVPQVPDLFEKEGRVYIQGGALHGGLSLVIYDPKAKTIRPCVASSWRDNKRRAYLWVDLNDDGQAADNELDWMIGHQIGGRINPLTLTLFTTPAPTDYQPAKRFDPENITQGGTPIYRDMPSAQLPGISEAGGNYFPGDYRHDPAGNTYGSFAEGAKNPHEGSENHGAWYYNSCSAIDRLVKWDNAGKLLWSVGRHSPDNDHETGSTAMARGLVGLAQGCVIWGDASDEETARPTVWTEDGLYVDELLRVPTDYSPKEAYGMYNANEYPCGRLHTDPKTGEVLYFALNSGGGAPIYRITGWEGWHRQEGKFVLHDTVKSVAKRNGTGLIGEYFNTPDCSGSPVITREDQLVYFNWGQGAPDKAITADTFSARWTGQYEAATNEDLRFEVRGNFPWRDRGKPTFTKLWLNGHLVIDSTQEHSYTRVRLAAGQRVDLKLECGFKKGEAAIALSHDTPSLDRRAVLPEFLHPTAVGEKTAVEVVTEKRPEVLARFNFEDQDASLFWSAAGGDVFGRLTGDARRSPGQTGHGIELTAKGEFGPAIFAIDEELRLPDTNYSVAFWFKTTAPNLRLCEAKRYSSYNNRWSDHTLMLEGGKPQFRLQNADPIIAAESVNDGEWHHVVSTVGDGGHRLYLDGRLAGAGNLTRRTSSSNRLGLDLGPGGGTGTVIFDDVLVLGRVLSAEEVRGYSLSDGGDTTRGE, from the coding sequence ATGCCTAACACGATGATTCGTCGAAGTTTATTCGCTTTGGTATTGATAATTTTCTCGTTGGCTATGTGGACCGGCGTGCAAGCCGAACGTCCGGTGCTGCCAGACTCGCTTTCCGGCGCGGTTATTAACTTCGACCTGTCCAAAGCCCAGCGTTTATCGCTAGCGATTTATCAGAATGACGGTCGACTTGTGCGCACTTTATTTACGGGCGCTCCGCATACGGCCGGCAAGCACACCGCGTTCTGGGACGGCATGGACCGCTACGGTAATCCGCTGCCACCCGGCGACTACTCATGGAAACTTCTCGCCACGACCGGTCTGCGGGCGGAGTACCTCATGCAAATAGGCCAAAACGTTGACCCGGCGTGGGAACGGGCCACCGGCAACCACGAGGCCCCCGTCGGGGCGGCAATCGACTCCACCGGCCTGTACCGTGTCGGCGCTGCCAACGAGGGCGCGCATTACGCCGTAAAAACCGATCTAAACGGTAAGCATTTGTGGGTGAATGATCGCTGGTCAGCCGATCCATGGGCACAACCGACCCTCGCAATCACACTCGTGAACGGGCGACTCTATGAATTAATGCCGAATGGCGATTTATACGGATACGACGCCAAGACGGGCAAGGTATTCACTGGGGGTGACACGTCGCCCCAACCTTGGAATTTAGGGTGGGAAGGCTACACTCCTCCGCCGTCCGCCAAGGACGAGGAAAAACGGATGCTCAGGATAGAGAAGTGCCCCGCCGACCTCGCGGCTGATGCAAGCGGCGATCTGATCCTGGCCGCGTTTCCCCAGTACGATGCGGTATGCTGGTACAGCGGGAAAGACGGAAAATTGATCGATACGGCAAAAGGTTTTACCAAACTGGCGGGCATTGCCGGCGGAAAAGATGGTATCGCGTACGCGATCTCTGGCGGAGCGGTGGTTTCGTTCACACGCGATCAGAAAGAACCAAAGGTGGTCATCTCCGCCGATCAATTACTGCACCCTTGGCGACTGGCGGCGGATCCAAAATCGGGAAATATCCTAGTCGCCGAAAATAGTCTTATGTTTTCAAACACAAATCCGCGACATCAAGTAAAACGATTTGATTCGTCGGGCAACTTGCTCAAGGAATACGGTCTGCCCGCGGGGCGCGGCGACGGCGTGTACGTGCCAACCAACTTTCGCGGCATCTCGGACATCGAAGCCGATCATGAAGGAGGATTCATTGTTACCGAAGGGCATCATACTCCTCCCCGTCGCACGGCTCGCTTTGACGCCGAAGGGAGACTCCTCCGCGAGTGGTACGGAGCGCAGCACTACGGTGTGATTGCTTGCCCGGAACCTGCCGATCCGCGGTTTGTCTGGACACTGGCCAATGCGCCGCAACAGGGGCTGGTAAGGTGGGAGGTGGACTATGCGAAAAAGACGTGGCGCGTGGCAGAGGTGTACCAGGATGTATTCGCCTCCAACCCGTTCTCAACGGTGCCGCAAGTACCCGATCTCTTTGAAAAGGAAGGCCGGGTATACATCCAGGGGGGGGCTTTACACGGCGGTCTTTCGCTGGTGATCTATGACCCAAAGGCCAAAACCATCCGCCCATGTGTTGCTAGTTCTTGGCGCGATAATAAGCGGAGGGCGTACCTATGGGTGGACCTAAACGATGACGGTCAAGCCGCCGATAATGAGCTTGACTGGATGATAGGCCACCAAATCGGCGGTCGGATCAATCCCCTGACATTAACGCTGTTCACCACTCCAGCGCCCACGGATTACCAACCCGCAAAACGGTTCGACCCGGAAAATATCACCCAGGGGGGCACACCCATTTACCGCGATATGCCGTCCGCCCAGCTCCCCGGCATATCCGAAGCGGGAGGTAATTATTTCCCCGGAGACTATCGCCATGACCCGGCCGGCAACACTTATGGCAGCTTTGCCGAAGGGGCAAAAAACCCCCACGAAGGCTCGGAAAACCACGGCGCGTGGTACTACAACTCTTGTTCCGCGATCGACCGGTTAGTGAAGTGGGATAATGCCGGCAAACTACTTTGGAGCGTCGGCCGGCATAGCCCGGACAACGACCACGAGACCGGCAGCACCGCTATGGCCCGGGGGTTGGTGGGACTCGCCCAGGGGTGCGTCATTTGGGGTGATGCCTCCGACGAAGAAACAGCCCGCCCGACGGTCTGGACAGAGGATGGACTGTACGTGGACGAACTGCTGCGCGTGCCGACCGACTATAGTCCCAAGGAAGCCTACGGCATGTATAATGCCAACGAATACCCGTGCGGTCGGCTCCATACGGATCCCAAGACCGGCGAGGTGCTTTACTTTGCGCTCAACAGCGGCGGCGGAGCGCCCATCTATCGCATAACCGGCTGGGAGGGCTGGCATCGCCAGGAAGGTAAATTTGTTCTGCATGACACCGTAAAATCAGTTGCCAAACGCAACGGCACCGGACTGATAGGCGAGTACTTTAACACACCGGACTGTTCCGGTTCGCCGGTTATCACCCGCGAGGACCAGCTCGTCTATTTTAACTGGGGACAAGGCGCGCCGGACAAGGCCATCACCGCGGACACGTTCAGCGCGAGATGGACCGGTCAATACGAAGCCGCCACGAATGAAGACCTGCGTTTTGAGGTGCGCGGCAACTTTCCATGGCGGGACAGAGGCAAGCCGACTTTTACCAAATTATGGCTCAATGGCCATCTCGTCATTGATTCAACACAAGAACATAGCTATACCCGCGTCCGTCTGGCAGCTGGACAGCGCGTGGACCTGAAACTCGAATGCGGGTTCAAAAAGGGAGAAGCTGCCATCGCTCTTAGCCACGACACGCCCAGCCTTGACCGTCGGGCGGTACTGCCCGAGTTTTTACACCCCACGGCGGTCGGCGAGAAAACGGCGGTGGAAGTGGTGACGGAGAAGCGGCCCGAGGTACTCGCCCGGTTCAATTTTGAAGATCAAGACGCCTCCCTTTTTTGGAGCGCGGCCGGTGGAGATGTGTTTGGGCGGCTGACGGGCGACGCGCGGCGGAGCCCTGGTCAGACCGGCCATGGCATCGAACTCACCGCGAAGGGGGAATTTGGACCGGCCATATTCGCCATCGATGAGGAGTTGCGATTGCCGGACACCAACTACTCCGTCGCCTTTTGGTTTAAAACGACTGCCCCGAACCTGCGATTGTGCGAGGCTAAACGGTACAGCAGCTACAACAACCGCTGGAGCGACCATACGCTGATGTTGGAAGGGGGCAAGCCGCAATTCCGCCTGCAAAACGCCGACCCGATCATAGCGGCGGAGAGCGTGAATGACGGCGAGTGGCATCATGTTGTTAGCACGGTCGGCGACGGCGGGCACCGGCTCTACCTCGACGGCCGACTCGCGGGCGCCGGGAATCTCACCCGCCGAACCAGCAGCAGCAACCGCCTGGGACTGGATCTGGGGCCGGGCGGGGGTACCGGAACGGTGATCTTTGATGATGTCCTCGTACTTGGACGGGTTCTGTCCGCGGAAGAAGTGCGCGGATATTCATTAAGCGACGGTGGTGATACCACACGAGGAGAGTGA
- a CDS encoding cis-3-hydroxy-L-proline dehydratase, which translates to MKITRILAYRAELPLHETTYKWSGGKSVTIFDSTLVRVETDSGLTGHGEVCPLGPFYLPAYANGVRAGIRELGPHLLGADPRQLGKLNRLMDAALKGHPYVKSGLDIACWDILGQAAGLPVCELLGGRYGEDFHLYRAISQEAPEKMASRVAEYRAQGYRRFQLKVGGDPDVDIARIHAVAAQLQPGDRLAADANTGWTQHEAMRVVRAVRDVDVYIEQPCLTYEECLNVRRHTDLPFILDENIDSLEILLKAQRDLAMDVVNLKISKLGGLTKTAQARDLCATLGIAMTLEDSWGGDIATAAIAHLAHSTPTELLFSSTDFNSYVTVSTAAGAPQRVQGRLAASTAPGLGVEPRWEVWGDPLVVVE; encoded by the coding sequence ATGAAAATTACTCGGATCCTAGCTTATCGCGCGGAATTACCCCTGCATGAGACCACCTACAAATGGTCCGGCGGCAAGTCCGTGACCATCTTTGACAGCACACTGGTCCGCGTGGAGACCGACTCCGGTCTGACTGGCCATGGCGAGGTCTGTCCCCTGGGGCCGTTTTATCTGCCCGCTTATGCCAACGGCGTCCGCGCGGGTATTCGCGAACTGGGACCGCACCTGCTGGGGGCGGACCCCCGGCAACTGGGCAAGCTCAACCGCCTGATGGACGCCGCGCTCAAGGGACACCCATATGTCAAAAGCGGCCTGGACATCGCCTGTTGGGACATCCTGGGCCAGGCGGCGGGCCTGCCCGTGTGCGAGCTATTGGGGGGGCGGTATGGCGAGGATTTTCACTTGTACCGCGCGATCTCGCAGGAAGCACCCGAGAAAATGGCCTCCCGCGTGGCCGAATACCGCGCGCAGGGGTATCGACGCTTTCAGCTCAAAGTCGGCGGCGACCCGGATGTCGATATTGCGCGGATCCATGCCGTCGCCGCGCAGTTGCAGCCCGGCGACCGCCTGGCGGCGGACGCTAACACCGGCTGGACCCAGCACGAGGCGATGCGCGTGGTCCGCGCGGTGCGCGATGTCGATGTTTACATTGAACAGCCCTGCCTGACTTATGAGGAATGCCTGAACGTGCGGCGGCATACGGATTTGCCCTTTATCCTGGATGAAAACATCGACAGCTTGGAAATACTACTGAAAGCGCAGCGCGACCTGGCCATGGACGTGGTCAATCTCAAAATCAGCAAGCTGGGGGGCCTGACCAAGACCGCCCAAGCGCGCGACCTGTGCGCGACGCTGGGGATCGCGATGACGCTGGAGGACAGTTGGGGGGGTGACATTGCCACGGCGGCGATCGCCCATCTGGCCCATAGCACGCCGACGGAGTTGCTCTTTTCCAGCACGGATTTTAACAGTTACGTGACGGTCAGCACCGCGGCCGGCGCGCCGCAGCGGGTGCAGGGTCGACTGGCGGCATCGACCGCGCCGGGCCTGGGCGTGGAACCGCGATGGGAAGTCTGGGGGGACCCGCTGGTGGTGGTGGAGTAA
- a CDS encoding metallopeptidase has translation MTFQSVLGCGENNGWLAMCRRTWRVCVGVGLLLLMGHSVIVAEESAENDSDPPATKEQSNKPTAHTKRELAGWTVRVDDRLLHGPGAARGSDILFQLEAKLRDIAVVVPPEKLKKLRQVTIVLDQSHGELGTMQYHPSADWLTDNGYAADLEKCVHIPRASELLNSRDIREQPWCVLHELAHAYHDQVHGFDDPRILEAYNKYKASGRGEKALLYDGKRVKHYALTNQMEFFAEMTEAYFGANDFFPFNRGELIESEPEILQLMEEIWMK, from the coding sequence ATGACGTTTCAATCTGTGCTGGGTTGCGGAGAAAACAACGGGTGGCTAGCCATGTGCCGTCGCACTTGGCGCGTCTGCGTGGGAGTGGGGTTGCTTTTACTCATGGGACATTCTGTTATTGTGGCGGAGGAGTCCGCGGAAAACGATTCCGATCCACCTGCCACAAAAGAGCAATCCAATAAACCCACAGCGCACACCAAGCGGGAACTTGCCGGTTGGACGGTGCGGGTTGATGATCGGCTGCTGCATGGTCCGGGCGCGGCCAGGGGGAGCGACATTCTCTTTCAACTGGAGGCCAAGCTGCGCGACATCGCGGTCGTAGTGCCCCCCGAAAAGCTAAAAAAGCTGCGGCAGGTCACGATTGTCCTGGACCAAAGTCATGGCGAGTTGGGAACCATGCAGTACCATCCCAGCGCTGATTGGCTGACGGATAACGGCTATGCGGCCGATCTGGAAAAATGCGTCCATATCCCCCGTGCCAGCGAACTTTTGAATAGCCGCGATATTCGCGAACAGCCGTGGTGCGTACTGCACGAACTGGCCCACGCGTATCATGACCAGGTGCACGGTTTTGACGATCCACGCATCTTGGAAGCGTATAACAAGTACAAAGCGAGCGGCCGGGGAGAAAAAGCGCTGTTGTATGACGGCAAACGGGTCAAGCACTATGCGTTAACCAACCAGATGGAGTTTTTTGCCGAAATGACCGAGGCGTACTTTGGAGCGAATGATTTCTTTCCGTTCAATCGGGGCGAATTGATCGAGAGCGAACCGGAAATTTTGCAATTGATGGAGGAGATTTGGATGAAGTAG